The proteins below come from a single Parageobacillus thermoglucosidasius genomic window:
- a CDS encoding YgzB family protein: MGIKYSSKINKIRTFALSLIFIGIIVMYIGIFFRTSPFVMTLFMILGLLFIIASAVVYFWIGTLSIKAVQVVCPSCGKVTKMLGRVDLCMFCNEPLTLDPELEGKEFDEKYNRKKRKS; encoded by the coding sequence ATGGGTATTAAATATTCGAGCAAAATCAATAAAATTCGCACATTTGCCTTAAGCCTAATTTTTATCGGCATTATCGTTATGTATATAGGGATATTTTTCCGCACATCTCCTTTCGTTATGACATTATTTATGATTTTAGGCCTTCTTTTTATCATCGCAAGCGCCGTTGTTTATTTCTGGATTGGGACATTATCCATAAAGGCAGTGCAAGTCGTATGCCCATCTTGCGGCAAAGTGACGAAAATGCTTGGCAGGGTGGATTTATGTATGTTTTGCAATGAGCCATTGACATTAGATCCGGAGTTAGAAGGAAAAGAATTTGATGAAAAATATAACCGAAAAAAAAGAAAAAGCTGA
- a CDS encoding glutamate-1-semialdehyde 2,1-aminomutase: protein MNFTKSEQLYQEALQHIVGGVNSPSRSYKAVGGGAPVVMERAQGAYFWDVDGNKYIDYLAAYGPIIAGHAHPHITKAIQRAAETGVLYGTPTPHEITFAKMLKEAIPSLEKVRFVNSGTEAVMTTIRVARAYTGRDKIVKFAGCYHGHSDLVLVAAGSGPSTLGTPDSAGVPKSIAQEVITVPYNDVESFKQAMDVWGDKVAAVLVEPIVGNFGIVTPKPGFLEAINEIAHQAGALVIYDEVITAFRFMYGGAQNLLGIEPDLTALGKIIGGGLPIGAYGGRQDIMEQVAPLGPAYQAGTMAGNPASILAGIACLEVLKQDGVYEHLDKLGAMLEEGILLHADKYGIPVTINRLKGAFTVYFTTEKVENYEQAQRSDGEMFAKFFKLMLKQGINLAPSKYEAWFVTLAHTEEDVEYTLKAVENAFRQLADE from the coding sequence ATGAATTTCACAAAATCTGAACAACTGTATCAAGAAGCATTGCAGCATATCGTCGGCGGCGTCAACAGCCCGTCCCGCTCGTACAAAGCAGTCGGCGGCGGGGCACCGGTCGTGATGGAACGAGCGCAAGGCGCTTATTTTTGGGATGTCGATGGCAATAAATATATTGACTACTTGGCAGCGTACGGGCCGATTATTGCAGGACACGCTCATCCGCACATCACAAAAGCGATTCAGCGCGCCGCGGAAACAGGCGTCCTTTACGGCACGCCGACACCGCATGAAATTACGTTCGCAAAAATGTTAAAAGAAGCGATTCCATCTTTAGAAAAAGTGCGTTTTGTCAATTCAGGAACAGAAGCGGTGATGACGACGATTCGGGTAGCGCGCGCCTATACCGGCCGCGATAAAATCGTCAAATTCGCCGGCTGCTACCACGGGCATTCCGACCTTGTCCTTGTCGCTGCCGGTTCTGGTCCGTCAACGTTAGGAACCCCGGATTCCGCCGGCGTGCCAAAAAGCATCGCCCAAGAAGTCATCACTGTTCCATACAACGATGTCGAATCATTCAAACAAGCGATGGATGTATGGGGAGACAAAGTCGCCGCCGTGCTGGTCGAGCCGATTGTTGGAAACTTCGGCATTGTTACACCAAAACCAGGATTTTTAGAGGCAATCAATGAAATCGCCCACCAAGCCGGGGCTCTCGTCATTTACGATGAAGTGATTACTGCGTTCCGCTTTATGTATGGAGGAGCGCAAAACTTATTAGGAATTGAACCGGATTTAACCGCGCTTGGCAAAATTATTGGCGGCGGTCTCCCAATCGGTGCATACGGCGGGCGCCAAGACATTATGGAGCAAGTCGCGCCGCTCGGTCCGGCATACCAAGCAGGGACGATGGCCGGAAACCCTGCATCGATTCTTGCCGGCATCGCCTGCCTTGAAGTGCTGAAGCAAGACGGCGTGTATGAACATCTCGATAAACTCGGCGCGATGCTGGAAGAAGGCATACTTCTTCATGCGGACAAATACGGCATTCCTGTAACCATCAACCGTTTGAAAGGCGCATTCACCGTCTACTTCACGACAGAAAAAGTGGAAAACTACGAACAAGCGCAACGAAGCGACGGCGAAATGTTTGCGAAATTCTTTAAGCTTATGCTAAAACAAGGAATCAACCTCGCCCCTTCCAAATATGAAGCCTGGTTTGTCACATTGGCGCATACGGAAGAAGATGTGGAATATACGCTCAAAGCGGTGGAAAATGCATTCAGACAATTGGCGGACGAATAA
- a CDS encoding L-lactate dehydrogenase, producing the protein MKQQGMNRVALIGTGFVGASYAFALMNQGIADELVLIDVNKNKAEGDVMDLNHGKVFAPKPMNIWFGDYQDCQDADLVVICAGANQKPGETRLDLVDKNINIFKTIVDSVMKSGFDGVFLVATNPVDILTYATWKFSGLPKERVIGSGTILDTARFRFLLSEYFQVAPTNVHAYIIGEHGDTELPVWSHAEIGSIPVEQILMQNDNYRKEDLDNIFVNVRDAAYQIIEKKGATYYGIAMGLVRITRAILHNENAILTVSAHLDGQYGERNVYIGVPAIINRNGIREVMELTLNETEQQQFHHSVTVLKDILSRYFDDVK; encoded by the coding sequence ATGAAACAACAAGGCATGAATCGAGTAGCACTTATAGGAACGGGGTTCGTTGGGGCCAGCTATGCATTTGCCCTTATGAACCAAGGAATAGCAGATGAGTTAGTATTGATTGATGTAAATAAGAATAAGGCAGAGGGCGATGTGATGGATTTAAATCACGGAAAAGTATTCGCGCCGAAGCCGATGAATATTTGGTTTGGAGATTATCAAGATTGCCAAGACGCCGATTTGGTGGTGATTTGTGCAGGGGCTAACCAAAAGCCGGGAGAAACAAGACTGGATCTTGTTGACAAAAATATTAATATCTTCAAAACGATTGTCGATTCTGTGATGAAATCCGGATTTGATGGCGTTTTTCTTGTGGCAACGAACCCAGTGGATATTTTAACGTATGCTACTTGGAAATTTAGCGGGTTACCGAAAGAGCGGGTAATCGGCTCAGGAACGATTCTTGATACAGCAAGATTCCGCTTCTTGCTAAGTGAATATTTTCAAGTGGCTCCGACCAATGTACATGCGTATATTATTGGCGAGCATGGGGATACAGAGCTGCCTGTTTGGAGCCATGCGGAAATTGGAAGCATTCCAGTTGAGCAAATATTGATGCAAAACGATAACTATAGAAAAGAGGATTTAGACAATATCTTTGTTAATGTTCGTGATGCGGCATATCAAATCATTGAGAAAAAAGGGGCAACGTATTACGGCATTGCAATGGGATTAGTCCGTATCACTCGTGCTATTTTGCACAATGAAAATGCCATCTTAACCGTTTCTGCTCATTTGGACGGCCAATATGGCGAACGAAATGTTTATATTGGCGTGCCTGCCATTATCAACCGAAACGGTATTCGTGAAGTGATGGAATTGACGCTAAATGAAACAGAACAACAACAATTCCATCATAGTGTAACTGTATTAAAAGACATTCTTTCCCGTTATTTTGATGATGTAAAATAA
- a CDS encoding FtsX-like permease family protein, producing MSITIYTKTKGRLFIHKWDGTEFVDDNTLSVNITRVCKKRQQIGIKQAIVVSAPFLLAADSILYFKLYNDLEQDSKQYETLSKLGLTLKEMKQIAAKQVAIHFFIPFAVAAVHAGFAFKMLQNMVSGSVVKTSVLVIIFFCCSTWRLFLDSFALHKKSGASNVKSNAAFSRCSNRKKAAKYIFFHLYTVPN from the coding sequence TTGTCCATCACCATATATACGAAAACAAAAGGAAGATTATTCATACATAAGTGGGATGGCACAGAATTTGTTGATGATAATACACTATCTGTCAATATAACACGCGTTTGCAAAAAACGGCAGCAAATCGGAATCAAACAGGCTATTGTCGTCAGTGCTCCCTTCCTTTTGGCGGCTGACAGCATTTTATATTTTAAGCTGTATAACGATTTGGAGCAGGACAGCAAGCAGTATGAAACATTGTCCAAACTCGGTTTAACATTAAAAGAAATGAAACAAATCGCGGCGAAACAAGTAGCGATTCACTTTTTCATCCCATTTGCCGTTGCCGCCGTCCATGCCGGATTTGCCTTTAAAATGCTGCAAAACATGGTGTCCGGCTCCGTTGTCAAGACAAGCGTGCTTGTCATTATCTTTTTTTGTTGTTCAACTTGGCGACTATTTCTTGATTCGTTCGCTTTACACAAAAAAAGTGGAGCAAGTAATGTAAAATCAAATGCGGCCTTTTCCCGATGCAGCAATCGGAAAAAGGCCGCAAAATACATCTTTTTTCATTTATACACGGTGCCTAACTGA
- a CDS encoding ABC transporter permease encodes MDKYLEMIRIRFLMMLAYRTNYYTGILIYAINIAAYYFLWSAIYGGKQAMQGMSMEQMTTYVAISWMARAFYFNNIDREIAMEIREGNVATELIRPYSYLGMKTMQGLGEGIFRLLFLSLPGLFLVALFLPLRFPTDAHTWIFFILSIALSFVINSELNLLAGIVTFFTLNNEGLLRAKRFVIDLFSGLILPISFYPDWAQAVMKYFPFQGISYIPSMIVTESFQGQAIIDGLLFQFVWCALLIIPIRLLWRAAKKRLVVQGG; translated from the coding sequence ATGGATAAATATCTCGAAATGATCCGCATCCGTTTTTTAATGATGCTGGCGTACCGGACAAACTATTACACTGGCATTCTTATTTATGCCATTAATATCGCGGCGTACTATTTTCTTTGGTCGGCGATCTACGGTGGAAAACAGGCGATGCAAGGCATGTCGATGGAGCAAATGACGACATATGTCGCCATCTCGTGGATGGCGCGGGCGTTTTATTTTAATAATATCGACCGGGAAATCGCCATGGAGATTCGCGAAGGAAACGTGGCGACTGAGCTTATCCGCCCTTATAGTTATCTCGGGATGAAAACGATGCAAGGGCTGGGGGAAGGAATTTTTCGCTTATTGTTTCTTTCGCTTCCAGGGCTGTTCCTTGTCGCTTTATTTTTGCCGCTTCGTTTTCCAACTGATGCTCATACATGGATATTTTTTATATTATCGATTGCCTTAAGTTTTGTTATTAACTCGGAATTGAATTTGCTGGCGGGAATTGTGACATTTTTTACTCTCAACAATGAAGGGTTGCTGCGGGCGAAACGGTTTGTCATCGATCTCTTTTCCGGATTGATTTTACCCATTAGCTTTTACCCGGACTGGGCGCAAGCGGTGATGAAATATTTCCCGTTTCAAGGGATCAGCTATATTCCAAGCATGATCGTGACGGAAAGTTTTCAAGGGCAAGCAATCATCGACGGACTTTTATTTCAATTCGTATGGTGCGCGCTGTTGATTATCCCGATTCGGCTGTTATGGAGAGCGGCGAAAAAGCGGCTTGTCGTTCAAGGAGGGTGA
- a CDS encoding ABC transporter permease encodes MFYVSVFFQYMAQYMKTKLQYRADLLVEFVSDLMSQAANLVFLLVVFGHTSLLHGWTRDEILFIYGFFLVPYAVFGAFFNIWDFNERYIVRGEMDRVLTRPVHSLFQVILERMELESLLGGVTGMIIMAYAGARLHLSLHWYDIFLFILFVLGGALIYAGVFVSLATISFWSDARTSIMPMMYNISNYGRYPIDIYHRVVRYILTWILPFAFVGVYPASYFLGKKEWYGYAFLTPIMGIIFFAIAVCLWNAGVKRYRGAGN; translated from the coding sequence GTGTTTTACGTATCGGTTTTTTTTCAATATATGGCGCAATACATGAAAACAAAGTTGCAATATCGCGCCGATTTGCTTGTCGAGTTTGTCTCTGATTTAATGTCACAGGCCGCCAACCTTGTTTTTCTTCTCGTTGTATTTGGGCATACGTCGTTATTGCACGGCTGGACGCGCGATGAAATTTTGTTTATTTATGGCTTTTTCCTAGTGCCATATGCGGTGTTTGGAGCATTTTTTAACATTTGGGATTTTAACGAGCGTTATATTGTGCGCGGAGAAATGGACCGCGTGTTGACGCGTCCGGTGCACAGCTTGTTTCAAGTCATTCTTGAGCGAATGGAGCTGGAGTCGCTTCTTGGCGGAGTCACCGGCATGATCATTATGGCGTATGCGGGTGCGCGCTTGCATCTTTCGCTGCATTGGTATGATATTTTTTTGTTTATTTTATTCGTGCTGGGAGGAGCGCTTATTTACGCGGGAGTATTTGTGTCATTGGCGACGATCAGCTTCTGGTCCGACGCCCGCACATCCATCATGCCGATGATGTACAACATCAGCAACTACGGGCGCTATCCGATTGACATTTATCATCGCGTCGTCCGCTATATTTTGACATGGATTTTGCCGTTCGCGTTCGTCGGCGTGTATCCGGCTTCCTATTTTCTTGGCAAAAAAGAATGGTACGGATATGCGTTTTTAACTCCAATCATGGGAATCATCTTTTTTGCGATTGCCGTGTGTTTGTGGAATGCGGGAGTTAAACGATATCGCGGAGCGGGGAATTAA
- a CDS encoding nucleotidyltransferase-like protein, whose amino-acid sequence MEDLIRPIYQQWASRRNTLGILLIEKKADNPAVTDTFHFVLLVVSAEMNPPIFMKHYASEEEKAALYVIDETKLNEWLLLGNHRKAIDWIFNGKVLFDRNEYIHQLRSRMAEFPKEMRQLKMGLEFAKLVRRYMDGKAFFEASQMLDAYHHVIHALHHLARLAVIEQGFYPEVTVWNQVKQIDGQIYKLYEELVSSEEPLPKRLELLFLASEFLIHSRIPSGAAHLCNVLREKEGAWSIAEMVQHPKLASYSVDLTIMLEYLVEKKILHVQKKTTKSPHIYHRYYSLRNEEQ is encoded by the coding sequence ATGGAAGATTTAATTCGTCCCATCTACCAGCAATGGGCCAGTCGCCGTAATACATTAGGAATTTTGCTGATTGAGAAGAAAGCGGACAATCCGGCGGTGACAGACACCTTTCATTTTGTTTTATTAGTAGTTTCCGCTGAGATGAATCCGCCTATATTTATGAAACATTATGCATCAGAAGAAGAAAAAGCAGCGTTATATGTGATCGATGAAACAAAGCTAAATGAATGGTTGCTTCTTGGCAATCACCGGAAAGCGATTGATTGGATATTTAATGGAAAGGTTTTGTTTGACCGTAATGAATATATCCATCAACTTCGCAGTCGTATGGCGGAGTTTCCAAAAGAGATGCGGCAGTTAAAAATGGGGTTGGAATTTGCAAAATTAGTGCGTAGATATATGGACGGAAAAGCATTTTTTGAAGCAAGCCAAATGTTGGATGCGTACCATCATGTCATTCATGCGCTGCATCATCTGGCCCGATTAGCCGTCATTGAACAAGGATTTTATCCTGAGGTGACTGTCTGGAATCAAGTGAAGCAAATTGATGGACAAATTTATAAGCTATATGAGGAACTTGTCAGCAGTGAAGAACCTTTACCGAAGCGGCTAGAACTTTTATTTTTGGCAAGCGAATTTTTAATTCATTCCCGAATTCCATCAGGGGCTGCTCATTTGTGCAATGTTTTAAGGGAAAAAGAAGGGGCGTGGAGCATCGCTGAAATGGTGCAGCATCCAAAGCTTGCATCGTATTCGGTAGATCTTACCATCATGTTAGAGTATTTGGTGGAGAAGAAAATTTTGCATGTGCAGAAAAAAACAACAAAAAGCCCTCACATCTATCATCGTTACTATTCATTAAGAAATGAAGAGCAGTAG
- the perR gene encoding peroxide-responsive transcriptional repressor PerR encodes MTVSDNHQLKEALDTLKQTGIRITPQRHAILEYLINSMSHPTADEIYKALEGKFPNMSVATVYNNLRVFKEVGLVKELTYGDASSRFDFVTSDHYHVICEQCGKIVDFHYPGLDEVEELAAHVTGFKVDHHRMEIYGKCPDCQERARQQH; translated from the coding sequence ATGACGGTGTCTGACAATCACCAGTTGAAAGAAGCGCTTGATACATTAAAACAGACGGGAATACGCATTACTCCGCAACGTCATGCGATATTGGAATATTTGATTAATTCAATGTCACATCCGACAGCAGATGAAATATATAAAGCGCTGGAAGGAAAATTTCCAAACATGAGCGTAGCAACCGTCTATAACAATTTGCGCGTCTTTAAAGAGGTCGGGTTAGTGAAAGAATTAACATACGGTGATGCATCAAGCCGCTTTGATTTTGTTACATCCGACCATTACCATGTTATCTGTGAACAATGTGGCAAGATTGTCGATTTTCACTATCCAGGATTGGATGAGGTAGAAGAACTTGCCGCACATGTAACAGGATTCAAAGTGGATCATCATCGCATGGAAATTTACGGAAAGTGCCCTGATTGTCAAGAGAGAGCACGCCAACAACATTAA
- a CDS encoding L-lactate permease, which yields MWIQHYNPLHNTYLSAFIAAFPIVLFLLCLTVFRMRGVKAAFLILCFGLVTAVLFFHMPISKAIAASVYGIANGLWPIGYIVIMAVWLYKIAVKTGKFDIIRSSIANISEDQRLQLLLIGFSFNAFLEGAAGFGVPIAISAALLSELGFHPLKAAALCLIANAASGAFGAIGIPVIVGAQMGDLTPIELSRTLAWILPFISFLIPFLLVFVLDKWKGIKETLPALFVVSGSYTIVQTLTIIVLGPELANILAALVSMGALALFLRKWQPSNIYRVNPDEKGGEKCKYSLKDIISAWSPFYILTVLVIIWSLPGFKALFAEGGALQRTTLLFKVPFLHGEVAKIPPVAPAQTALDAIFKLDLVSATGTAILLAVLFTGMFSKNITFAEGIQSLKETCKELFIPVLTICFIMGFANLANYAGLSAAIGLALAETGDAFPFVSPLLGWLGVFITGSVVSNNALFGHLQAVTGAQIGTSSSLLLAANTSGGVMGKLISPQSIAIATAAVKETGKESHLFKMTIYYSLILLLFVGVWTYFLSTAGM from the coding sequence GTGTGGATACAACATTACAATCCCTTGCATAACACATATCTTTCGGCATTTATTGCGGCGTTTCCGATCGTTTTATTTCTATTATGCTTAACTGTGTTTAGGATGAGGGGAGTAAAAGCCGCTTTTCTCATTCTTTGTTTTGGTTTAGTAACAGCTGTTTTGTTTTTCCATATGCCGATTTCAAAGGCGATTGCTGCGTCCGTCTATGGAATCGCAAACGGTTTATGGCCGATTGGCTATATTGTGATTATGGCCGTCTGGCTGTATAAAATTGCTGTGAAAACGGGGAAATTTGATATTATCCGCAGCAGTATTGCAAACATTTCGGAGGATCAGCGGCTTCAACTGCTGCTCATCGGCTTTAGCTTTAATGCTTTTTTAGAAGGAGCTGCAGGATTCGGTGTTCCGATTGCCATTTCGGCTGCTTTGCTTTCAGAACTAGGATTTCATCCATTAAAAGCGGCCGCGCTTTGCTTAATTGCCAATGCTGCCTCTGGCGCGTTTGGAGCGATAGGAATTCCGGTTATTGTCGGAGCGCAAATGGGGGATTTAACGCCGATTGAGTTATCCCGTACGCTTGCTTGGATTTTGCCGTTTATCTCGTTTCTCATTCCATTCTTATTAGTGTTTGTCTTGGATAAGTGGAAGGGTATTAAAGAAACATTGCCTGCTCTTTTCGTGGTAAGCGGAAGTTACACCATTGTCCAAACATTGACGATCATTGTGCTTGGTCCTGAGCTGGCCAACATTTTAGCGGCGCTTGTCAGCATGGGGGCACTGGCTCTTTTCTTGAGAAAATGGCAGCCTTCAAATATATATCGAGTGAATCCGGATGAAAAAGGCGGAGAAAAATGCAAATACAGCTTGAAAGACATCATCAGTGCGTGGTCCCCGTTTTATATTTTAACGGTGCTCGTTATTATATGGAGTCTGCCTGGTTTTAAAGCTCTGTTTGCCGAGGGAGGCGCACTGCAGCGAACGACGCTTTTGTTTAAGGTGCCATTTTTGCATGGCGAAGTCGCGAAAATTCCTCCGGTGGCGCCGGCCCAGACGGCATTAGATGCCATATTTAAGCTAGACCTTGTATCAGCAACAGGCACGGCGATTTTACTGGCGGTGCTGTTCACAGGGATGTTTAGCAAAAACATTACGTTCGCGGAAGGAATACAAAGTTTAAAAGAAACATGTAAAGAGCTATTCATTCCTGTATTAACGATTTGTTTTATCATGGGATTTGCCAACTTAGCCAACTATGCAGGTTTATCCGCTGCGATTGGTTTGGCATTGGCGGAGACAGGCGATGCATTTCCATTTGTTTCCCCGTTATTAGGGTGGCTTGGTGTGTTTATTACAGGATCTGTCGTGAGCAATAATGCTTTATTCGGCCATTTACAAGCTGTTACAGGAGCGCAAATAGGGACAAGCTCTTCGTTATTGCTTGCGGCTAACACCAGCGGGGGAGTGATGGGGAAACTTATTTCCCCGCAGTCCATCGCCATAGCAACTGCTGCAGTGAAAGAGACAGGCAAAGAATCTCACCTGTTTAAAATGACGATTTATTATAGCTTGATCCTGCTATTGTTTGTGGGAGTATGGACGTACTTTCTTTCGACCGCAGGAATGTAG
- a CDS encoding potassium channel family protein gives MEYAFVGIVATVLLASITSIWTTSVKTSRRISLENLFVLLQWYITMMLGFGLIYMVLQMNGHNVFTPSANETANECFSILQDSLYLSGMTLLSVGYGDVTPTGIGRWIAITEALLGYIMPAVLVARSMMDRDDANRCN, from the coding sequence ATGGAGTACGCGTTTGTTGGAATTGTCGCGACAGTTTTGTTAGCAAGTATTACGTCTATTTGGACGACAAGTGTTAAAACGTCCCGTCGTATTTCCTTAGAAAACTTATTTGTCCTTCTTCAATGGTATATCACGATGATGCTAGGTTTCGGGCTTATATATATGGTGCTTCAGATGAATGGGCATAACGTATTTACCCCATCTGCCAATGAAACAGCTAATGAGTGTTTTTCTATACTTCAAGACAGCCTTTATTTAAGCGGGATGACGTTGTTATCGGTTGGGTATGGGGATGTTACTCCGACAGGAATTGGAAGATGGATTGCCATTACGGAAGCCTTGCTTGGTTATATTATGCCTGCTGTGCTTGTTGCGCGTTCGATGATGGATCGTGATGACGCTAATCGTTGCAATTGA
- a CDS encoding ABC transporter ATP-binding protein: protein MNAIEVENLRKEFKSYSSRSGLVGAFRDLFTRNYKIIRAVNDISFTVKQGEMVGYIGENGAGKSTTIKMLTGILTPTSGKVIVNGMNPHKEREAFVRTIGVVFGQRSQLWWDIAVQESFRLLKKVYRVSDKDYNEHMNHVIETLDIGPLLDKPVRKLSLGQRMRCELAAALIHNPPLLFLDEPTIGLDVLVKLKIRQFLKEINEKYNTTILLTTHDISDIEALCERVIMLDEGKIIYDGSLQKLKETWGEGKQIQFTFVSEMSLDTLKELTDGLQVTWKQGEQANVWTAHAPSALLPEVISRVVNRYSIQDLNINEISTEEIIRNIYEEGVVHG, encoded by the coding sequence ATGAATGCCATCGAAGTGGAAAACTTGCGAAAAGAATTTAAGTCGTATTCGAGCCGCTCCGGTTTAGTCGGAGCGTTTCGCGATTTGTTTACGAGAAACTATAAAATTATCCGCGCGGTCAACGATATTTCGTTTACTGTTAAACAAGGAGAAATGGTTGGATATATTGGCGAAAATGGCGCAGGGAAATCGACGACGATTAAAATGCTGACAGGGATTTTGACGCCAACGTCCGGAAAAGTGATCGTCAACGGCATGAATCCGCATAAAGAACGGGAAGCGTTCGTGCGGACGATCGGCGTTGTGTTCGGGCAGCGCTCGCAGCTTTGGTGGGATATCGCCGTCCAAGAGTCGTTCCGGCTGTTGAAAAAAGTGTATCGTGTATCGGACAAAGATTACAATGAACATATGAATCATGTTATTGAAACGCTCGATATCGGTCCGCTGCTGGACAAGCCGGTGCGCAAGCTGTCTCTCGGGCAGCGGATGCGCTGTGAGCTGGCTGCCGCACTGATTCACAATCCGCCGCTTTTATTTTTGGACGAGCCGACGATTGGTTTGGATGTGCTGGTGAAACTGAAAATCCGCCAGTTTTTAAAAGAAATTAATGAAAAATACAACACGACGATTTTATTGACGACCCATGATATTTCTGACATCGAAGCGCTATGTGAACGCGTCATTATGCTTGATGAAGGCAAGATCATTTACGATGGATCACTGCAAAAGCTGAAAGAAACTTGGGGGGAAGGTAAGCAAATTCAATTTACGTTCGTTAGCGAAATGTCGTTAGACACGTTAAAAGAGCTGACGGACGGTTTGCAAGTAACATGGAAACAAGGGGAGCAGGCGAATGTCTGGACGGCCCACGCGCCTTCCGCGCTGTTGCCGGAAGTGATCAGCCGCGTTGTCAACCGCTATTCCATTCAAGATCTGAACATTAACGAAATTTCTACAGAAGAAATTATCCGCAACATCTATGAAGAAGGTGTTGTGCATGGATAA
- the bcp gene encoding thioredoxin-dependent thiol peroxidase, producing MSLQVGQLAPDFTLPASNGEMVSLSDFRGQHVVLYFYPKDMTPGCTTEACDFRDHYEKFAESNTVILGVSTDSVERHQKFIEKYHLPFLLLSDEEHKVAEMYGVWKLKKNFGKEYMGIERSTFVIDRDGRLVKEWRGVKVKGHVEEALEYILKNLA from the coding sequence ATGTCTTTGCAAGTCGGACAACTAGCACCGGATTTTACATTGCCGGCAAGCAATGGAGAAATGGTTTCACTTTCTGATTTTCGCGGCCAACATGTCGTGTTATATTTTTATCCGAAAGATATGACGCCGGGATGTACGACAGAAGCGTGCGATTTTCGCGATCATTATGAAAAATTTGCAGAGAGTAATACCGTTATTTTAGGAGTAAGCACAGATTCTGTTGAACGTCACCAAAAATTTATTGAGAAATATCACTTGCCTTTTTTATTGCTTTCCGATGAAGAACATAAAGTGGCGGAAATGTATGGTGTTTGGAAATTAAAAAAAAATTTCGGGAAAGAGTATATGGGAATCGAGCGATCGACGTTTGTGATTGACCGGGACGGAAGATTAGTGAAAGAATGGCGTGGAGTTAAAGTAAAAGGGCATGTTGAAGAAGCATTAGAGTATATTTTAAAAAATTTAGCGTAA